The Pontibacter korlensis sequence GATCCACCTGTGCTCTTAGCCTACCGCCGTAAAAAAGAGGTGCCAGCAAGCTGCTTCCAAGCGAAATGGCCTGTGATTCAAATAAACCGACTAAATCATTTGAGCGGAGGGCAGCATTAAGCGAGAAGGTCAGGCGTGGATACTTATTGCTAATGGCTGCGGCCACTTCCCTGTCAGCTGCCTGGAGCAGGTAAAATGAGCTTTGCACATCGGGCCTTCGATTGACTAGCTGCAGCGGAATACCAGTTTGTGGCAATGGCGGTAAGTCGGGTAATTGCGCTGCGGCCTCTGCTAACTCGCTGGGTGGCTGACCCAGAAGTATGGAAAGCTGATTTTCCAGTAACTCTCGTTGCACTTCAAGTGCTATCCGTTGCTGCCTTGTGCTTTCGACAAGCTGCTGCTGCCGCAGCACGTCAACACCCCGCACCTGCCCGCTGGCGAATCTGTTCCGAATGAGCGCCAGCACCTGTTGGTTCGTTTCAAGCTGCTCGTCTACCAGTTGCAGTTGAATGCTGTTGGCCTTTAGCCTGAACCAAGCTAGGGCCACTTCGCTTGTAAGGGTAACTGCCGCCGTTTTGTAGTCATAGTAACTGGCCCTGAACCGATATTCTTCAGCGTGGATGCTATACCTGATCCGGCCCCAAAGATCTGCTTCGTAACTAGTCCCCAATCCTAACTGTGTGTTTTCTCCCCCGGCAAAATCAGGCTCCGGACGACTGATGCCTGACTGGAGTTGCAAAAATATTTCGGGGACTCTTGCTGATGAGGCAATCTTAACCAATGCCCGCGCTTCATCAAACTCATACCAGGCTATCTTTAAGGGTAAATTGGCTTGTAAGGCAGAGTCGACAAGTATGTTTAGAGTTGAGTCATCGAAAGCTTGCCACCATCTGTCAGGAGCTTCTGTTTCGCCGGGAAGGGAGAACTCCTGTATAGGTTCATAGGGCAATTGAACATCAGCAACTTTCAGTGAACATCCTGTTAAACAAAAGAAAGTATAGATGCACATTAATGGCAAAATCGGTAAGGGTAGTACCGGAGCTAGGGAACCATATTTACACCTGCCGTTTTTCAATCTGCTTATATTTGACACATACAATAATAAATAGACTTATATACAGGAATTTAATTTTACCTTGTACAAATCATTTAACCATCACCTGCCGCTTAAGGTTATGTTTGACTGTTACTTAAACCACGCAGTAGGCGTCTGAAGCTTTCAAAAAATAGTGTGGGAATTTGGCTTTAATGTTTGATTAATTACAAATCGCTAAATCTATACTTGTGAGCCGAAATATCGAGGGTAAGGAACAGCTCAAAGTGCTACAAACAAAAAGCCCTACAGGTTTACCTGCAGGGCTTTTTGTTTGTACTGTTAGGCTTTTATGCTTATAAGTTGAAGGTTAAACGGGTAAAGATAAATCTGCCATTATAACCAAACTGTTGTGCACTACGAGAGTAAATAAAACGGCCTGTGCCGGAGCTAGCTGCAGCTACTTCGTCTGGATAAACATCCAGCAAATTGTTCGCACCTACTGTTAACTTAAGGTTATTGTTAAAAGTATATCCAGCACTTAAATCTGTTACTACCTTACCGCCATACCAAACCTGGTTTTCTGTTACATTCGTCGCTTCCTGCACTTTTCCGAAATACACATTACGCAGAAAGAAGTCCCACTTGCTAAGCGAGTAATTTAATGAAAGATTCGCCTTGGTCTGTGGTACAGCAGACTGTAAGTAGATGCGGCTTGCCTCATCAAAATAGGTGCTTTCCCTGCCTGTTAACTGCTCAGATGCATGTATATTTCCTACCAGGCTAGTCTTGGCATAGGTACCTGCCAGGTTACCAGTGAACCGGCCGCCGCCCAAAATTTTGGTATACGTTAAGACAGCATCCACTCCCTTTGTCTCAGTATCAATAGCATTGGCAAAAAAGCGTGCTGAGCCAGCATTGGCCACATCCAGCAACCTGTTTACTTCTGCTTCCTGCGGAGTTGGGTTTGTTGTTACCTTACCAAACTGCCCGGTATAAACAACACGGTCGTTGATGCGGATGAAATAACCATCCAACGTAAGTTTAAAGTCTCCCAATACACTAGTGAAGCCAGCGCTGTAGTTATATGATGTTTCCTGCTTTAGTTTAGGAATGCCCAGCAGCTTAGCCACACGACTGTTGTTTGTAAACGTTCCTGATTCTACAAATACACCATCTGTAAAAAGCGTGGAAGTGGCACTATAATATTGCTGATGCAGTGATGGGGCACGGAAACCTGTGCTTACGGCACCTCTCAATATCAATGCATCGGAGAAAATATGGCGCCCTGCTACTTTTCCATTTACAGTAGAACCAAAATCTGAGTAGTTTTCAAAACGTGCTGCCACATCAATCAATGACCTGCTGGTAAAATTAAGCTCTACATCACCATAAACAGATACCGCCGTACGCGATGCGTCTATTGCATTATCAGGACTGAAACCCGGGAATGATTGAGAACCACCGGCAAAAGGAGAGCCGTTAGCTGCAAACCTTGTGTTTACGGTTCCGCGTGGGTCCGGAATAAGTATAGGGTTACCTGAAGCATCAGTACCCACTCGTGTAGCTTTACCATAGTTCACATATGAGGCCTCTTCTCCGGGTAAGATTTGATAGTTCTCGTAACGGTGCTCTACGCCATAAGCCACGTTTACACCAGCCATAGCATCTTTAAAGAAGCGGCTGAAGTCCAGGTTAGTTGTGTTTTGGGTAAAAGAATAACCACCGGCTTCAAAGGTTGTGGGCGAAGCAGTAAGCATCGATGCATTCAGGGTGTTCTCCACAGTAAAGTCGATGGCATTTTGCCCGTATGTATTGCTGAAGTCTACTTCCCAACTTCCCAACTGCCCCCGGATACCTGCTGACAAAGACCTGTCATAGTTATCTGTTACAATAAGAGGCATGAAGCCTAGTGGATAAATAGTAGCACTTGTCTGCGTAAGTTGAGAAGGTGTTCTATAGAAAGCGGCACCTTCGCCATGGCGATAATTCAAACCACCAAAAGCGTATACTTCTGCTTTTTCAGAGATCGGGTAGGCCGAGTTAAAAAACAGGCTTCCTCCCCTGTTTGCCGACTGCCCGACACGACCGCTAAAGAAATCACGGGTCAGACCCCTTCTGCTAAGCTCTGCTTCTGTAATATCAACTCCTGTTGGCTCCTGACCTGGAGTAGGATTGTTATAATCACTAAAGATTGTACCGGTATAGTCACCGCCACGATCAGTATAATTGCGGTAGTCATAAGAGCCTGCCAGGTTCAGGTAAGACCCTTCAACTCCCAATGGTACACCATAATTGGCATTTACCTGAACGTTCTCACCATCTATACTGCCCTCTGAGCCGTCGGACACATACCCTCCGGTGGTAACGTTGGCATTCAGCTTGTTTACATTATCATTCAATATGATATTGATAACACCTGCGATGGCGTCTGAGCCATATTGAGCAGATGCTCCATCCCGGAGTATCTCAATGCGTTTAATAGCTGCTGTCGGAATGGCATTCAAGTCTGTACCTACTGAGCCCTTTCCAAAGCTACCATTTATGTTAACCAGTGATGTAGTATGGCGTCTTTTACCGTTGATGAGCACCAGTACCTGGTCTGGTCCCAAACCTCTTAGAGACGCAGGATCAATGTGGTCTGTTCCATCGGTCAAAGTTTGCGTATTTGAAGTAAAAGAAGGAGCCACATAGTTGAGTATCTGGTTAAGCGTAACCTGTGGTGCATCCTGCACTACCTCTCTTATATTGATAACATCAACTGGTGCAGGAGTAGTAAGCTGTGAGCGGGGGGCACCTCGTGATCCTACTACAACAACTTCGTTCAGGCTCTGAGCCGTTGAAAGTACAAAGTCAACCGTAACGGTTTGCCCTGCAGCTACTGTTACCTCTTTTTGCGCTGACTCATACCCTATATAACTGGAAACTAAAGTATAAGTACCCGGTGCCACGTTCAATTGATACTGGCCATTTGCATCTGCACTCGTACCTGTTGACTGATCTAAGGTTCTGACCGTGGCCCCTGCCAGTGGCTGAAACTGATCACGAACTGTACCCTGTATTGTTTGCCCATTAACCTGAACAGTTAATGTTAAAATGAGTCCTAGTAGTAAATAAATCTTTAACATAATAAGAAACTTGAAAAACTATATAAGCCTGCTGTTTACTATGGATATATCCCTGCAGGCATCAGCAAAAAATCAAGCTGCGAAATTACAGCAATTTTCATAGTATATACATTAGTTGTATATACAAATCATATTCAAACTGGGTAATAGCCCCTGTTAGTTCCTGAAGCTATCAGCTACGTGTGCCCTAATGGCATTATACTTTATTATTACAGATAAGGTCTGAAATAATGAAACCATCTTTTTAAAGAGATAGCAGGCAGTAAGATAAATGCTGCACCCTGATAATTCGGGAACAGCATTTAAATATTTTAAAGTGAATAAGGTGGGTTTAACTAACTGACCTTATACTACGATACCTCTACGTATTCATAGCCGTCCCTCTATTACTTATTAAAAGCCTGCAGCAGCATCATCACCGCGAGGATCTGCACCGGCCTCTAATTTTCCATTCGGTAGTATGAGAATTGCATTTACTCTTCCATAAGGGTTACGTTGTTCCAGCTTATACCCTTTACTCTCAAGTATGGCACGAACATCAGCAGGTATGGCATTAGGCTCATGCTGAATTTCGTCCGGCAGCCATTGGTGGTGGAAACGTGGTGCTGCCACAGCTTGCTGCATCGTCATGTCATGCTCCAGCACATTAACAATGGTTTGGAAGACAGAGGTAATAATGGTGGATCCGCCTGGAGTACCTACTACCATGTACAGTTTTCCTTCCTTTTCAAGTATG is a genomic window containing:
- a CDS encoding efflux transporter outer membrane subunit; the encoded protein is MPYEPIQEFSLPGETEAPDRWWQAFDDSTLNILVDSALQANLPLKIAWYEFDEARALVKIASSARVPEIFLQLQSGISRPEPDFAGGENTQLGLGTSYEADLWGRIRYSIHAEEYRFRASYYDYKTAAVTLTSEVALAWFRLKANSIQLQLVDEQLETNQQVLALIRNRFASGQVRGVDVLRQQQLVESTRQQRIALEVQRELLENQLSILLGQPPSELAEAAAQLPDLPPLPQTGIPLQLVNRRPDVQSSFYLLQAADREVAAAISNKYPRLTFSLNAALRSNDLVGLFESQAISLGSSLLAPLFYGGRLRAQVDQTEAIRQQQLNEYGQTVLIAFQEIENALMQETKQVQQIEVIAKQVELAEKTFGQLRIEYLNGFTPYLDVLVILNQLQQLRRDLVNARLGLLEIRVDLYRALAGGFETERDNQLEKEMEDL
- a CDS encoding TonB-dependent receptor; the protein is MLKIYLLLGLILTLTVQVNGQTIQGTVRDQFQPLAGATVRTLDQSTGTSADANGQYQLNVAPGTYTLVSSYIGYESAQKEVTVAAGQTVTVDFVLSTAQSLNEVVVVGSRGAPRSQLTTPAPVDVINIREVVQDAPQVTLNQILNYVAPSFTSNTQTLTDGTDHIDPASLRGLGPDQVLVLINGKRRHTTSLVNINGSFGKGSVGTDLNAIPTAAIKRIEILRDGASAQYGSDAIAGVINIILNDNVNKLNANVTTGGYVSDGSEGSIDGENVQVNANYGVPLGVEGSYLNLAGSYDYRNYTDRGGDYTGTIFSDYNNPTPGQEPTGVDITEAELSRRGLTRDFFSGRVGQSANRGGSLFFNSAYPISEKAEVYAFGGLNYRHGEGAAFYRTPSQLTQTSATIYPLGFMPLIVTDNYDRSLSAGIRGQLGSWEVDFSNTYGQNAIDFTVENTLNASMLTASPTTFEAGGYSFTQNTTNLDFSRFFKDAMAGVNVAYGVEHRYENYQILPGEEASYVNYGKATRVGTDASGNPILIPDPRGTVNTRFAANGSPFAGGSQSFPGFSPDNAIDASRTAVSVYGDVELNFTSRSLIDVAARFENYSDFGSTVNGKVAGRHIFSDALILRGAVSTGFRAPSLHQQYYSATSTLFTDGVFVESGTFTNNSRVAKLLGIPKLKQETSYNYSAGFTSVLGDFKLTLDGYFIRINDRVVYTGQFGKVTTNPTPQEAEVNRLLDVANAGSARFFANAIDTETKGVDAVLTYTKILGGGRFTGNLAGTYAKTSLVGNIHASEQLTGRESTYFDEASRIYLQSAVPQTKANLSLNYSLSKWDFFLRNVYFGKVQEATNVTENQVWYGGKVVTDLSAGYTFNNNLKLTVGANNLLDVYPDEVAAASSGTGRFIYSRSAQQFGYNGRFIFTRLTFNL